In a single window of the Flavobacterium sp. W4I14 genome:
- a CDS encoding two-component system LytT family response regulator (product_source=KO:K02477; cath_funfam=3.40.50.2300; cog=COG3279; ko=KO:K02477; pfam=PF00072,PF04397; smart=SM00448,SM00850; superfamily=52172), giving the protein MKLYILEDEVLILQHLLQMLQKISFFQVVGHSAYVAEASKEIPLLKPDIVLADIRLKDGDSFTLFNNIDIEDFQLVFLTAYDQYAIQALNLGAFAYLLKPIEDDALAVTLKKCYHYREQELFNKQQLQIARSHYLENGINNSKRIALKSLEYIEIVLIEDIMYCQSDKGYTTFYLKDKREILVSKGLKDYEIMLLPMGFVRCHQSYLINFNYVKKYFREGFLQMYDNNQIPVSSRKREEVLKYLQNIS; this is encoded by the coding sequence ATGAAACTTTATATTCTTGAAGATGAAGTGCTCATATTGCAGCACTTATTGCAAATGTTGCAAAAAATCAGTTTTTTTCAGGTCGTTGGCCACTCGGCCTATGTTGCAGAGGCATCAAAAGAAATTCCGCTTTTAAAGCCGGATATAGTTTTGGCCGATATCAGGCTTAAAGACGGTGATAGCTTTACCCTGTTTAATAATATTGATATTGAAGATTTCCAGCTTGTATTTCTTACAGCTTATGATCAATATGCGATACAGGCGCTTAATTTGGGGGCTTTTGCCTACCTGCTAAAACCTATTGAGGATGATGCTCTAGCTGTAACGTTAAAAAAATGCTACCATTACCGTGAGCAAGAACTATTTAACAAGCAACAGCTGCAAATAGCCCGTAGCCATTATTTAGAAAACGGTATAAATAATAGCAAGCGTATCGCTTTAAAGAGTTTAGAATATATAGAAATTGTTTTAATAGAAGATATTATGTACTGCCAAAGCGATAAAGGGTACACCACTTTCTATTTAAAAGATAAACGTGAAATACTGGTTTCTAAAGGATTAAAGGACTATGAAATTATGTTATTGCCAATGGGTTTTGTTCGATGCCATCAATCTTACCTCATTAACTTTAACTATGTAAAGAAATATTTTCGGGAAGGCTTTTTGCAAATGTATGATAACAACCAAATTCCGGTTTCAAGCCGTAAACGCGAAGAAGTGTTGAAATATTTACAAAATATCTCTTAA
- a CDS encoding 3-hydroxyacyl-CoA dehydrogenase (product_source=KO:K07516; cath_funfam=1.10.1040.10,3.40.50.720,3.90.226.10; cog=COG1024,COG1250; ko=KO:K07516; pfam=PF00378,PF00725,PF02737; superfamily=48179,51735,52096), with translation MKRSINKVAVLGSGIMGSRIACHFANIGVEVLLLDIAPKDLTPEEQAKGLTLDNPAVKNRIVNTALQTAVKTNPSPVYTKKALNKIKTGNFDDDMPKIAGYDWVIEVVVENLDIKKKVFEQVEQFRKPGTLITSNTSGIPIHLMAEGRSDDFKSHFCGTHFFNPPRYLKLLEVIPTPHTQPEIVDFLMHYGDKFLGKTTVLCKDTPAFIANRVGVYSIMALLHLVEKLDLTVEEVDKFTGPALGRPKSATFRTSDVVGLDTMIKVAKGLYDNCPDDKAHDLFKLPSYVQKMEENKWLGDKTKQGFYKKTKSADGKTEILALDLKTLEYKPQQKVKSATLEMTKPVENLRERMKIFAKGKDKAGELFRHSSFGLFEYVSDRIPEISDELYRIDDAMRAGFGWELGPFELWDAVGVKEAIEGMEQYGNKAAAWVHEMLDAGNTSFYKVENGVKKYYDIPSKSYKALPGTDEFIILDNLRENKTLWKNSGVSIIDLGDGILNVEFHTKMNTIGGDVISGINKAIDMAEKDYRGLVIGNDGANFSAGANVGMIFMMAVEQEWDELNMAIRMFQNTSMRIRYSSIPVVVAPHNLTLGGGCEFSLHADHVQLSAETYMGLVEFGVGVIPGGGGTKEFALRASDEYKDDQIVQNALKDRFLTIGMAKVSTSGYEAYELGYLQKDKFSISMNRNRLLADAKAKAIELADAGYTKPVQRNDIKVLGKQGLGIVYAGANSMYAGHFISEHDKKISEKLGYVMCGGDLSAPTEVTEQYLLDLEREAFLSLAGERKSLERIQSIITKGKPLRN, from the coding sequence ATGAAACGAAGCATTAATAAAGTTGCAGTTTTAGGTTCGGGTATTATGGGGTCGCGTATTGCATGCCACTTCGCCAATATCGGCGTAGAGGTTTTGTTGTTAGATATAGCCCCAAAAGATTTGACTCCCGAAGAACAAGCAAAAGGATTAACACTGGATAACCCAGCTGTAAAAAACCGGATTGTTAATACAGCTTTGCAAACGGCCGTAAAAACAAACCCATCTCCGGTTTATACCAAAAAAGCATTAAATAAGATTAAAACTGGGAATTTTGACGATGATATGCCGAAAATTGCCGGTTACGATTGGGTAATTGAAGTTGTGGTCGAAAATCTTGATATCAAGAAAAAAGTTTTCGAACAAGTGGAGCAGTTCCGTAAACCCGGCACATTGATTACTTCGAATACTTCTGGTATTCCAATCCACTTAATGGCTGAAGGAAGAAGTGATGATTTTAAATCGCATTTCTGCGGTACACACTTTTTTAATCCACCCCGCTATTTAAAATTGCTGGAGGTTATCCCTACGCCACACACGCAACCTGAAATTGTTGATTTTCTGATGCATTATGGCGATAAGTTTTTAGGAAAAACAACTGTTTTATGTAAAGATACCCCGGCTTTTATTGCCAATCGTGTAGGTGTTTATTCCATCATGGCACTTTTGCATTTAGTTGAAAAACTGGATCTGACAGTAGAAGAGGTTGATAAATTTACCGGACCAGCCTTGGGTAGACCAAAATCAGCTACTTTCCGTACTTCGGATGTGGTGGGTTTAGATACCATGATCAAAGTTGCAAAAGGACTTTATGATAACTGTCCGGATGATAAAGCACACGATTTGTTTAAACTTCCGTCATACGTGCAAAAAATGGAAGAGAACAAGTGGCTTGGCGATAAAACCAAACAGGGTTTCTATAAAAAAACCAAATCTGCCGATGGTAAAACCGAAATCCTGGCGCTTGATTTAAAAACTTTAGAATATAAACCACAGCAAAAAGTAAAATCGGCTACCTTAGAAATGACCAAACCGGTTGAAAATCTTCGTGAGCGTATGAAGATTTTTGCCAAAGGAAAAGATAAGGCGGGCGAGTTGTTCCGCCATTCTTCATTTGGTTTATTTGAATATGTATCAGACAGAATTCCTGAAATTTCTGACGAATTGTACCGTATCGATGATGCCATGCGTGCAGGTTTTGGTTGGGAACTTGGTCCTTTCGAACTTTGGGATGCAGTTGGTGTAAAAGAAGCCATCGAAGGGATGGAGCAATATGGCAATAAAGCTGCGGCTTGGGTACATGAAATGCTCGACGCCGGAAATACTTCATTCTATAAAGTAGAAAATGGTGTTAAAAAATATTACGATATCCCTTCTAAAAGTTATAAAGCTCTGCCTGGAACCGATGAGTTTATCATCTTGGATAACCTCCGCGAAAATAAAACCCTTTGGAAAAACTCTGGTGTTTCGATTATCGATCTGGGCGATGGCATTCTGAACGTAGAATTCCACACCAAAATGAATACCATTGGCGGTGATGTGATTTCGGGTATCAACAAAGCGATTGATATGGCCGAGAAAGATTACCGTGGTTTGGTAATCGGCAATGATGGTGCAAATTTCTCTGCCGGTGCAAATGTGGGTATGATTTTTATGATGGCGGTAGAGCAGGAGTGGGATGAATTGAACATGGCGATCAGAATGTTCCAGAATACTTCGATGCGCATCCGTTATTCTTCTATTCCGGTTGTGGTGGCACCGCATAATTTAACCCTTGGTGGTGGTTGCGAATTCAGTTTACATGCCGATCACGTTCAGCTTTCTGCCGAAACTTATATGGGTTTGGTTGAATTTGGGGTAGGCGTTATCCCTGGTGGCGGCGGAACAAAAGAATTTGCTTTGCGCGCTTCTGATGAATATAAAGACGATCAGATTGTGCAAAATGCTTTGAAAGACCGTTTCTTAACCATTGGAATGGCTAAAGTTTCTACTTCGGGTTACGAGGCCTACGAACTGGGCTATCTGCAAAAAGATAAATTCTCGATCTCGATGAACCGGAACCGCTTATTGGCCGATGCAAAAGCTAAAGCAATAGAATTGGCCGATGCCGGTTATACGAAGCCAGTGCAACGGAATGATATTAAAGTATTAGGAAAGCAAGGTTTAGGAATTGTTTATGCTGGTGCAAATAGCATGTATGCAGGTCATTTCATATCCGAGCATGATAAAAAAATATCCGAGAAATTAGGTTATGTAATGTGTGGTGGCGACTTATCGGCTCCAACAGAAGTAACCGAGCAATATTTATTGGATCTGGAAAGAGAAGCATTTTTATCACTTGCAGGTGAGCGGAAATCCTTAGAGCGGATCCAAAGCATTATTACGAAGGGGAAACCGTTGAGGAATTAA
- a CDS encoding cell division protein FtsL (product_source=COG3116; cath_funfam=3.30.565.10; cog=COG3116; pfam=PF06580; smart=SM00028; superfamily=48452,55874; transmembrane_helix_parts=Outside_1_392,TMhelix_393_413,Inside_414_637) produces MSLKINIAVSIISICIVSSCRPKKTPKSDIKNEQVNTVTEKDYLQKIFDLDTLPTGKGKTAIILKEENVFKQDANYNTNPFYHYFKARAYELERKTDSAVIAYKRMKIKKKWDDIDLLKTYSIIDHTINNSVMVEAVLMNQIVAATQIAERKKSKLVYKYYDLLAKAYYQNQNNKQALYYSELYYQHHPHKWHRVVKQRYYDICFLLASRLQDYKKMGNYNTKARLLAKTIPDSMALARTYDNESQIYALQKDYRNALASSKIYFNYLAKINMLHDVAFNNLAKSYLNVNQPDSAIFYLKKGMELAKSNNPAKQKSYLYKGLIDAYAMKGDYKQAFNVALKAHAIEIEDLKAIDVVKIQELHEKYEAGKKDQDIAVLKSKNQLSENIIRQQKWLIISVLIVFLGTIALIYTIYRQRSLKEKNKLLRSENQRLNIEQKLLQAQLNPHFVFNAIANLQSLIASGDTSESVRYLSFFSKLLRNVLEQSRRDFIPIDEEIASLHNYMQLQQMRYHHLFDYEIVADELDTESTLIPPMLVQPFIENAIEHGFRNIQYKGMLKIQFKLANEQLLITVDDNGSGITNKGKLQSGKTSLAQVILKQRLQALFKLDCQKANFAILDKKINNDKGVKVQITIPAVYD; encoded by the coding sequence AGAAGAAAATGTTTTTAAACAGGATGCGAACTACAATACCAACCCATTTTATCATTATTTTAAGGCAAGAGCTTATGAATTAGAAAGAAAAACAGATAGCGCCGTAATTGCCTACAAAAGAATGAAAATCAAAAAGAAATGGGATGATATTGACTTGCTTAAAACTTATAGCATCATTGACCATACTATAAATAACAGCGTAATGGTAGAGGCTGTACTAATGAACCAGATTGTTGCTGCCACGCAAATAGCCGAACGTAAAAAGAGCAAACTGGTTTACAAGTATTACGATTTATTGGCAAAAGCCTATTACCAGAACCAAAACAATAAACAAGCACTTTATTATTCGGAACTTTACTACCAACACCACCCGCATAAATGGCACAGGGTCGTTAAGCAACGCTATTACGATATTTGTTTTTTGTTGGCGTCCAGGCTTCAGGATTATAAAAAGATGGGCAATTACAATACTAAAGCCCGCCTTTTGGCTAAAACTATTCCCGATAGCATGGCCCTGGCCCGTACGTATGATAACGAATCGCAGATTTATGCCCTGCAAAAAGATTACCGCAATGCTTTGGCAAGTAGTAAAATCTACTTTAATTATTTAGCTAAGATAAATATGCTACATGATGTTGCCTTCAATAATCTGGCAAAAAGCTATTTAAATGTCAATCAACCAGATAGTGCCATATTTTATTTGAAAAAAGGTATGGAGCTGGCCAAAAGTAACAACCCCGCAAAGCAGAAAAGTTATTTGTACAAGGGATTAATTGATGCCTATGCCATGAAGGGCGATTATAAACAAGCATTTAATGTTGCTCTTAAGGCCCACGCTATAGAAATAGAAGATTTAAAAGCTATCGATGTTGTTAAAATCCAAGAATTGCACGAAAAATACGAAGCAGGAAAAAAAGACCAGGATATTGCGGTTTTAAAAAGTAAAAACCAACTCAGCGAAAATATTATCCGCCAGCAGAAATGGCTGATTATTTCGGTTCTTATTGTGTTCTTAGGAACAATTGCATTAATTTACACCATATACAGACAGCGTAGTTTAAAAGAGAAAAACAAATTATTGCGCAGCGAAAACCAAAGGCTAAACATAGAGCAGAAATTGTTGCAAGCACAACTAAATCCGCATTTTGTTTTCAATGCCATAGCTAATCTGCAAAGCCTTATCGCATCGGGCGATACTTCCGAATCTGTACGTTACCTTTCTTTTTTCTCTAAATTGCTGCGCAATGTGCTGGAGCAAAGCCGGAGAGATTTTATACCTATAGATGAAGAAATTGCATCATTGCACAATTATATGCAGCTACAGCAAATGCGTTATCACCATCTTTTTGATTACGAGATTGTAGCTGATGAGCTGGATACAGAATCAACACTTATTCCACCTATGCTTGTGCAGCCTTTTATCGAAAATGCCATTGAGCACGGTTTTAGGAATATCCAGTATAAAGGTATGTTGAAAATTCAGTTTAAATTGGCCAACGAACAATTATTGATTACGGTGGACGATAATGGAAGCGGCATTACCAACAAAGGCAAATTGCAGTCTGGTAAAACCTCGTTGGCACAGGTCATATTAAAACAAAGATTACAGGCGTTGTTTAAGCTAGACTGTCAAAAGGCTAATTTCGCAATTTTAGATAAAAAAATAAATAATGATAAAGGTGTAAAAGTCCAAATAACTATTCCAGCGGTATATGATTAA
- a CDS encoding hypothetical protein (product_source=Hypo-rule applied; cath_funfam=3.30.160.170; superfamily=48371; transmembrane_helix_parts=Inside_1_6,TMhelix_7_29,Outside_30_320) encodes MLKARGILLFSLFILWATICKSQVSYFGAALLNSQKLETFKKTTTLFTLQYADYAELEKFDRAIKKNWTITPYKIIKPEELARYDTLSNYSFFYFDGYAEKLDSTTNVNIVYALKLITPSKKPKVKEESILATVALFADRNTNLLVETQDQQYGTKRSIKNNILSNFYNKSSFLNWSPGFLTGYLKQINDGLLANENCNLDFQFYNKVRLPELAKETLYVPEYIKEVFSARLALLPPSGIISEPYNYKLKFVSYRVLDSLILNTETNIKYVVYTQRSHDKIISVYDSKDDKIIYQRFYPQSPNFEMNDLSEIKKVIVSLK; translated from the coding sequence ATGTTAAAAGCTAGAGGAATTCTCTTATTTAGCCTATTTATTTTATGGGCTACAATTTGTAAAAGTCAGGTATCTTATTTCGGGGCTGCTCTTTTAAACAGTCAAAAATTAGAGACATTTAAAAAAACAACAACCTTGTTTACTTTACAGTATGCAGATTATGCTGAATTGGAAAAATTTGATCGGGCCATTAAAAAAAACTGGACTATCACACCTTATAAAATTATTAAACCCGAAGAGCTTGCCCGTTACGATACGCTTTCAAACTATTCGTTCTTCTATTTCGATGGATATGCCGAGAAGTTGGATAGTACAACCAACGTAAATATCGTTTATGCGCTAAAATTAATTACGCCATCTAAAAAACCCAAGGTAAAGGAAGAAAGTATATTGGCAACAGTTGCACTTTTTGCTGATCGGAACACGAATCTGCTGGTTGAAACGCAGGATCAACAATATGGCACAAAAAGAAGTATAAAAAATAACATTTTATCAAACTTTTATAATAAATCTAGTTTCCTCAACTGGTCGCCAGGATTTTTAACGGGCTATTTAAAACAGATTAATGATGGATTGCTTGCAAACGAGAATTGTAATTTAGATTTCCAGTTTTACAATAAAGTGCGCTTACCCGAATTAGCAAAGGAAACACTGTACGTACCCGAATATATTAAGGAAGTGTTTTCTGCAAGACTGGCACTTTTACCACCATCAGGCATAATTTCTGAGCCTTATAATTATAAACTCAAATTTGTATCATACAGGGTTCTTGATAGTTTAATTTTGAATACCGAAACGAATATTAAGTATGTAGTTTACACTCAACGTTCTCATGATAAAATAATCAGTGTTTATGATAGCAAGGACGATAAGATTATTTATCAACGGTTTTATCCACAATCTCCAAATTTTGAAATGAATGATTTAAGCGAAATCAAAAAGGTAATTGTTTCGCTTAAATAA
- a CDS encoding hypothetical protein (product_source=Hypo-rule applied), with translation MMLKRAMKGELDLMTPATAVAAELMSIPDFGEEDTTLFAAEKKVLSNLKKATLMVAGAAVQKLMMTLSKEQEILMNIADMASYVYVLESALLRTEKLASTRGEEAVAGQLDLLRIYLVEAVDGIAKAGKEALWAFAEGDEQRMMLVGLRRFTKVEPFNVKDARQRVAQQLIEANKYIF, from the coding sequence ATGATGCTGAAACGTGCCATGAAGGGTGAACTGGATTTAATGACGCCAGCTACAGCTGTTGCAGCGGAATTGATGAGCATCCCTGATTTTGGTGAAGAAGACACCACTTTATTTGCTGCAGAGAAAAAGGTACTCTCGAATTTGAAAAAAGCCACTTTAATGGTGGCTGGTGCTGCGGTTCAAAAATTAATGATGACTTTAAGCAAGGAACAGGAAATTTTAATGAACATTGCAGATATGGCCAGTTATGTTTATGTGCTCGAATCGGCATTATTGAGAACAGAAAAATTAGCAAGTACCCGTGGAGAGGAAGCAGTTGCAGGCCAATTAGATCTATTAAGAATTTATTTAGTAGAAGCAGTTGATGGCATAGCCAAAGCAGGTAAAGAAGCACTTTGGGCATTTGCCGAAGGTGATGAGCAACGCATGATGCTGGTTGGTTTACGCCGTTTTACCAAAGTGGAACCATTTAACGTTAAAGATGCCCGCCAAAGAGTTGCCCAACAGCTTATTGAGGCAAATAAGTATATATTTTAA
- a CDS encoding acetyl-CoA acyltransferase (product_source=KO:K00632; cath_funfam=3.40.47.10; cog=COG0183; ko=KO:K00632; pfam=PF00108,PF02803; superfamily=53901; tigrfam=TIGR01930), whose protein sequence is MEAYIIAGYRTAVGKAPRGVFRFTRADDLAAEVIRALVASVPNLDNEQIDDVIVGNATPEAEQGLNIGRMISLMGLDTDKVPGVTVNRYCASGLDTIATAVAKIKAGMADCIIAGGVEVMSGMPFGGWKLVPNAEVAKNNPDWYWGMGLTAEAVAKEYNVSREDQDAFSLKSHEKAMHAIKNGHLKDGILPITVNENYLDANLKRKTRSYVVDTDEGPRADTTLDKLAKLKPVFDAVGSVTAGNSSQTSDGAAFVLVVSEKKMKELNAEPIARLVSYGIAGVPPRIMGIGPIEAIPKALKQAGLKKEDIDLIELNEAFASQSLAVIRTLDLNPDVINVNGGAIALGHPLGCTGAKLTVQIMNELKRQNKKYGMVTMCVGTGQGAAGIFELL, encoded by the coding sequence ATGGAAGCATATATTATAGCCGGATATCGTACAGCAGTGGGCAAAGCACCCCGTGGCGTATTCCGTTTTACAAGAGCTGATGATTTAGCCGCAGAAGTAATCAGGGCTTTAGTGGCGTCGGTTCCGAATTTAGATAACGAACAGATTGATGATGTAATTGTGGGTAACGCCACTCCAGAAGCAGAGCAAGGGCTGAATATTGGCCGTATGATCTCGCTGATGGGTTTGGATACCGATAAGGTTCCGGGTGTTACGGTAAACCGCTATTGTGCATCGGGTTTAGATACCATTGCCACGGCAGTTGCCAAAATTAAAGCTGGTATGGCCGATTGTATTATTGCAGGTGGTGTAGAGGTAATGAGCGGAATGCCTTTTGGAGGTTGGAAGCTTGTACCAAATGCAGAAGTCGCAAAAAACAATCCAGATTGGTATTGGGGCATGGGCTTAACCGCCGAAGCAGTAGCTAAAGAATATAATGTGAGCCGTGAAGATCAAGATGCTTTTTCGTTAAAATCTCATGAGAAAGCCATGCACGCTATAAAAAATGGTCATTTAAAAGATGGAATTCTGCCAATCACCGTAAACGAAAATTACCTTGATGCAAACCTTAAAAGGAAAACCCGTTCTTATGTGGTCGATACGGATGAGGGGCCACGTGCAGATACTACCTTAGATAAATTAGCGAAACTGAAACCCGTATTCGATGCGGTTGGAAGTGTAACCGCGGGTAATTCATCGCAAACATCTGATGGAGCAGCTTTTGTTTTGGTGGTTTCTGAAAAGAAAATGAAAGAATTAAACGCAGAACCGATTGCCAGGTTGGTAAGTTATGGTATCGCAGGAGTTCCGCCACGCATTATGGGGATTGGCCCGATTGAGGCGATTCCAAAAGCTTTGAAGCAAGCAGGTTTGAAAAAAGAAGATATCGATTTAATCGAACTGAACGAAGCTTTTGCCTCACAATCGTTAGCCGTAATCAGAACATTGGATTTAAATCCCGATGTAATTAATGTAAATGGTGGTGCAATTGCATTAGGGCATCCGCTGGGTTGTACAGGAGCAAAACTTACCGTACAGATCATGAATGAGCTAAAAAGACAGAACAAAAAGTACGGAATGGTAACCATGTGCGTAGGAACCGGGCAAGGTGCAGCAGGAATATTTGAACTTTTGTAA
- a CDS encoding DNA-binding MarR family transcriptional regulator (product_source=COG1846; cath_funfam=1.10.10.10; cog=COG1846; ko=KO:K23775; pfam=PF01047; smart=SM00347; superfamily=46785) gives MKQQQTIDYHVKFAWQNMFNKYNQMASSFGITQAIGYMLINIDDAEGTAVSNLAGLLGVKATSLSRMLNNMEDANLIYRETSAGDKRSVKVFLTDFGKEKKQLAKGVVRKFNEYLDEHFSKKEKETFINLLIKLNDITVAYTVD, from the coding sequence ATGAAACAACAACAAACCATAGATTACCACGTTAAGTTTGCCTGGCAAAATATGTTTAATAAGTACAATCAAATGGCATCTAGTTTCGGGATTACCCAGGCTATTGGTTACATGCTTATTAATATAGATGATGCCGAGGGAACTGCGGTTTCAAATTTAGCTGGCTTACTTGGGGTTAAAGCAACCAGTTTATCCCGTATGTTAAATAATATGGAAGATGCCAACCTCATTTACCGTGAAACATCTGCAGGTGATAAACGATCGGTAAAGGTTTTTCTAACTGATTTCGGTAAAGAGAAAAAACAGCTGGCCAAAGGTGTTGTTCGGAAATTTAACGAATATCTCGATGAGCATTTCTCAAAAAAGGAGAAAGAGACTTTCATTAATTTATTGATCAAACTAAATGATATCACGGTAGCCTATACTGTTGATTAA
- a CDS encoding alkylation response protein AidB-like acyl-CoA dehydrogenase (product_source=COG1960; cath_funfam=1.10.540.10,1.20.140.10,2.40.110.10; cog=COG1960; pfam=PF00441,PF02770,PF02771; superfamily=47203,56645), with amino-acid sequence METTEKKTIKGGEFLIKDTTYQEIFIPEEFDEEQQMIAQTCRDFLAAEVYPNLDKIDKQEDPELMPTLLTKAGELGILGVSVPEEYGGFGKNFNTSMLVADVVGAGHSFAVALSAHTGIGTLPILYYGNEAQKAKYIPKLGSGEWKAAYCLTEPNSGSDANSGKTKATLSEDGKHYIITGQKMWITNGGFADIFIVFAKIDDDKNLTAFIVEKDFGGITMNPEEHKMGIKGSSTRQVFFNDCLVPVENMLSDRENGFKIAVNILNIGRIKLSAAAIGASKATLNTAINYSNERIQFGRPISKYGAIRFKIAEIASKLYAVDAANYRAGQNIDDTYDQLVASGMESGKARLKSVEQFAVECAILKVWGSEALDYTVDEGVQIYGGMGFSADAPMDRAYRDARINRIFEGTNEINPFVNR; translated from the coding sequence ATGGAAACAACTGAAAAAAAGACAATTAAAGGCGGTGAATTCTTAATTAAGGATACCACTTATCAGGAAATATTTATTCCTGAAGAATTTGATGAAGAGCAGCAGATGATTGCACAAACCTGTCGCGATTTTCTGGCGGCTGAGGTTTATCCCAATTTAGATAAAATTGACAAACAGGAAGATCCTGAGCTGATGCCAACACTTTTAACCAAAGCTGGCGAACTGGGTATTCTTGGTGTATCGGTACCGGAAGAGTATGGCGGTTTTGGTAAAAACTTCAATACTTCCATGCTGGTTGCAGACGTGGTGGGTGCAGGCCACTCTTTTGCCGTTGCACTTTCTGCTCACACCGGAATTGGTACCTTACCAATTTTATATTATGGAAATGAAGCGCAAAAAGCAAAGTATATTCCTAAACTCGGATCGGGTGAATGGAAGGCTGCTTATTGCTTAACCGAACCGAACTCGGGTTCAGATGCGAACTCTGGAAAAACCAAAGCCACGCTGAGCGAGGATGGTAAACACTATATCATCACCGGACAAAAAATGTGGATTACCAATGGTGGTTTTGCCGATATTTTTATTGTTTTCGCTAAAATTGACGATGATAAAAACTTAACTGCATTTATTGTGGAGAAAGATTTCGGTGGCATCACCATGAATCCTGAAGAGCATAAAATGGGTATTAAAGGTTCTTCAACCCGTCAGGTTTTCTTTAACGACTGCCTGGTGCCGGTTGAGAACATGTTGAGCGATAGAGAAAATGGATTCAAAATAGCGGTTAACATTTTAAATATCGGTCGTATCAAATTATCAGCAGCAGCTATCGGTGCTTCAAAAGCAACTTTAAATACAGCGATTAATTATTCGAATGAACGGATCCAGTTTGGCCGCCCGATTTCTAAATACGGCGCTATCCGTTTTAAAATTGCAGAGATTGCTTCTAAGCTTTACGCCGTTGATGCAGCGAACTACCGTGCTGGACAAAATATCGATGATACTTACGATCAACTGGTTGCAAGTGGAATGGAGTCTGGTAAAGCGAGATTAAAATCAGTTGAGCAATTTGCGGTAGAGTGTGCCATTTTAAAAGTATGGGGTTCTGAAGCTTTAGATTATACTGTGGATGAAGGTGTGCAGATTTACGGTGGCATGGGCTTTAGTGCCGATGCACCAATGGATAGGGCATACCGTGATGCACGTATCAACCGGATTTTCGAAGGTACAAACGAAATTAACCCGTTTGTTAACCGTTGA
- a CDS encoding FKBP-type peptidyl-prolyl cis-trans isomerase FkpA (product_source=KO:K03772; cath_funfam=3.10.50.40; cleavage_site_network=SignalP-noTM; cog=COG0545; ko=KO:K03772; pfam=PF00254; superfamily=54534), translating into MFKFRFLTILFLCIAVASSCKKDEDPEKQMTDFIKKNNINAVRDDSGLYYQIIKPGAGSFTYPNNTKITIKYEGRLLDGSVFDNGGGKEQTFNLAELIQGWRIGIPKIQKGGEIRLIVPPGLGYGSGSVGPIPGNSVLDFTIQLSNTQ; encoded by the coding sequence ATGTTTAAATTTAGATTTCTTACCATACTCTTTTTATGTATAGCTGTGGCTTCATCTTGCAAAAAAGATGAAGACCCTGAAAAACAGATGACCGATTTCATTAAAAAAAATAATATTAATGCAGTTAGAGACGATTCTGGCCTATATTATCAGATCATTAAACCTGGTGCGGGTTCGTTTACTTATCCAAACAACACCAAAATAACCATTAAATATGAAGGCAGGTTGTTAGACGGAAGTGTATTTGATAATGGTGGTGGCAAAGAGCAGACCTTTAATCTGGCAGAATTAATACAGGGCTGGAGAATAGGCATTCCTAAAATTCAAAAAGGCGGCGAAATTAGGTTGATCGTTCCACCGGGTTTGGGTTACGGAAGCGGTTCGGTAGGCCCTATTCCGGGCAATTCCGTATTAGATTTTACCATACAGCTGTCTAATACACAATAA